ATCGACCTTTACCCGAATTTTATTGGGATGCCAGTAAAACCGACATGAACTGTCTGCATCAAACTCTAACTCAGGTTGAAGAAATAGCTTATGGTCATCATATTCAACGACTAATGGTGTTAAATAACTTCGCCTTAATTGCAGGAGTCAATCCACAAGAGTTAGAAAACTGGTTCCACAGTGCCTTCATTGACGCTTATGACTGGGTAATGCAAACTAATGTCTTGGGTATGGGACAGTTTGCTGATGGCGGTTTATTAGCCTCTAAACCCTATGCTGCATCGGCTAACTATATCAACAAGATGAGCGACTACTGCGGTAGCTGCAAATATAATCAAAGCGATCGCACGGGAGAAAAAGCCTGTCCCTTCAACTTCTTCTACTGGGACTTTCTCAATCGCCATCGCGATCGCCTCAAATCTTTGGGCAGAATGAACCTGGTTTTAAGCTATCTGCCACGAATTTCCGAACCAGAACTCGCAGAAATAACTACTCTAGCTAACCAATGGTGGCAAGAAGAATTAAGTAATTAGTAATCAGTAATCAGTCCTAAAGGATAAGCTTCGTGACCGTAGGGAATCCTTTAGGGCAAATAATTAGTAATTAGTAATCAGTACTTTTGAACTCTTTTCTAAAAGTCAAGAAAAAGTTATTAAAACTTATTTTAAACTATGGTTGTAGCCTCCAAATTTCCCACTAATTCCACAGTGTATTTTCAGTTTTTCCACATATTACCCAGGTTTTTCCACAGGTAATAACGCAGTAATCAAGTCTTGAGTATCGGGCGGTGGATATTCATTTTTTACCTAAAATTAATCTTTTCACAACCCAGTTTTATGAAAAAATGTAACAAAAAACTGGGCTTAACTATATATTTTGCGTAGCGATCGTAAAAATTTAAGACTGCTCTTAATATTTCTTAGCATTGACAAACTGCCCCCCTTTAAGAGGACAATGAATCAACGAACATCCAATTAGGCTAAATCCGATGAACTAGAAATTAGCCCTGTAATCTAAAATTAGAAACCTGTTAATTCCCATCGCTAGTTTTCTCAACTGGGGAAAATGACAATAGCGATCGCATATACCTTTTATGGTGTGCTTTTGAAGTCATTTATGATGTTAAATCGCACAAAAGCAAACAATAATTTTTATTTTAGGAGCATTTACCCTACCCATGAACTCAAACGTAAGTATTTTGGCAGATATCCCTGAAGAACTCCACTTTTCCTTAAAAAGTTATTTAGAAACTCATCCTCATTGGGATCAAGATCGTGTCTTTGCTGCTGCTTTATCCTTGTTTCTATTGCAAAACAATAGTAGTCAGGCGATCGACCCAGATCAGAGCCACCGCGCCTGCGCTAAAGTCTATCTAGAGGCTTTGTTTCAGTCTAACTAGAAGCCAATCTGCCGAAGCATATAATAAAATAACTACAACCGTCAGTCTGCACTGCTTATCCCCTACTAACATCCTGTGACTTTTGATTCGACTACCTTGATTATTCCTGAATTAATTGTCGGTTTAGGTAATCCTGAACCAAAATATGACAATACCAGACATAATATTGGTTTTGCCGCAGTCGATGAATTAGCGAAAGTATGGCAAATGCCTTTGAAAGAAAATAAGCGCTTTCAAGGGTTATTTTCCGAGGGAGTCACACCAGGAGGACAAAAAGTCCGCTTATTGAAACCTCTGACTTACATGAATCGCTCAGGACAATCGGTGAGAGCAGTGACAGACTGGTATAAAGTTGAACCTCGTTCCGTGCTAGTTATTTACGATGATATGGATCTACCTGTAGGTAGATTACGGATGCGTTTATCAGGTTCGGCAGGGGGACATAATGGCATGAAGTCAATTATTGCTCATTTGGGCAGTCAAGAATTTCCGCGTTTGAGAATTGGGATTGGTAAATCTGATGGTGAAAAAACTACCATTAGTCATGTTCTAGGTAAGTTTGCCCCCGAAGAATTTAAAGCTATTGAAGAGATTTTATATACATCGGTTAAGGCGATTGAATTAAGCTTAAAAGCAGGTATTGAACAATCTATGAATCGCTACAATGGATTTTCAATTGATTACTAATTACTGATTACTGATTACTGATTACTGCTCATTGCAAAAAAAAACCCCAGTTACCAGACTGAGGTTGATTATGAGAAGATTGTTTGCTCTAGAATTTGTTTTCGCTCAGAATAATCTAGTAATTCAATATAAAAACTAAATATATAAAGTGATAAGTGCATCTAAAACTATTGCCACAAGTTAGCTACGCTTAAATTTAGAGTTTAAATTATGCTAAGTTAACTTATGTAAATTATTATAGCAACATATATTAATTTGTGTAACTTTTTTTAATCTATCTTGAGAACTATTTTTGGACTATTAAATATATGAGCGATACCTTCGATGAACTTCGTAATCGCCAAGACGGAGGAGATACATCAAGTCTGTTAAAAAATATTTATCGTTGTGCGAATAAAGCCACCTGGTATGACTCGGTAGCATCAGCTTACGATCGCACTAGACCAAGATATCCTGCCAAAATTTGGGCTAAGATGCAGGAAACGGCTAATTTGCAGGGAAAGTCAGTTTTAGAAATTGGTGCAGGAGTTGGTATTGCGACAGTTGAACTAGCTCAATTAGGGGCAAAAATAGTCTGTCTTGAGCCAAGTAAATCTGCTTGTGCCATAACGAGAGATAAATGTGCAGCTTATGGCAATGTCGAGGTAATAAATACTACTTTTGAAGAGTGGGAGTTAGGGAAACAGAAGTTTGATGTTGTAGTTGCAGCAACCTCCTTTCATTGGGTAACACCAGAAGTCAGATATGCCAAAACCGCAGCAGCATTAACTGATAACGGCTTACTAATTTTGCTCTGGAATACTCCACCCCAACCAAATTATGAAATATATCAAAGCTGCCAAAGTATCTATCAGACTTATGCACCTGAATTAACCAAATATGAGACTCATCAAGATTATCAGCACAATATAGGTAAAATAGCCCAAGAAGCGATCGCTTTAGGTTATTTTCAAGATTTAATTACTCACCAGGTAGTTATTCCAGTTACCTATACAGTGGATGATTACCTAACATTGCTGAGTACGCTTTCTCCTTATATTAGATTGGCATCCGAGCAGCGCAATGCTCTGTTTGCTGAATTAAAGACTGAGCTAATGCGATCGCGAAGCCCTAAAGGATTTGCCCCAAAGGGATTAGGAGCTTCGCTCCGTCCGCCTGGAGGCGCGTCCGTGGACGGAGTTCAATCGCTAAATAAACAAAATCAACAGCTCGAACTTTCTTACCTTTCTTTATTACACATTGCTCATAAGAGTTGAAAGGATAATTTTGGGCAATATCTGGGAACTCTAAAAATAAGCTCAAAGCAGATTCTCACAAGTCATTAAATAACGTCAAATGTAATTATCACTAGAGGTAGAACATTTGCCGATTCAAAATAGCTACCATGAAGTAGTAATTGTCTGTAAACGCTAACTCTATAACCCGACTAATAAAATCTAGATGCTTAATGTGTCCCTAGATTAAAAATCATATATGAAATTATCTATAGGTAAAAAGAATTTTAAACTTAGTCCTATTTTGGCTACAGGTATAGCAGCAATCTGCTTAACTCTAATTGGTTTTACTATTTATCGAGTAGACAAAAGTAAGGACTTGGAAATTGAGAGCAAGTCGTTAACCGTACCTGTTAAACAAGAAGATCTTAATCTAGAAATCGAAGCTAGTGGTAGGGTTGAGCCGATTAAGAATGTCAATGTCAGTCCGAAAGATGCAGGAAGACTAGTTAAACTGCTAGTGGAGCAAGGCGATCGCGTGAAGGCGGGTCAAACTCTGGCAATTATGGACAATGCCGAA
The genomic region above belongs to Pleurocapsa minor HA4230-MV1 and contains:
- a CDS encoding DUF2811 domain-containing protein, translated to MNSNVSILADIPEELHFSLKSYLETHPHWDQDRVFAAALSLFLLQNNSSQAIDPDQSHRACAKVYLEALFQSN
- the pth gene encoding aminoacyl-tRNA hydrolase encodes the protein MTFDSTTLIIPELIVGLGNPEPKYDNTRHNIGFAAVDELAKVWQMPLKENKRFQGLFSEGVTPGGQKVRLLKPLTYMNRSGQSVRAVTDWYKVEPRSVLVIYDDMDLPVGRLRMRLSGSAGGHNGMKSIIAHLGSQEFPRLRIGIGKSDGEKTTISHVLGKFAPEEFKAIEEILYTSVKAIELSLKAGIEQSMNRYNGFSIDY
- a CDS encoding methyltransferase domain-containing protein, encoding MSDTFDELRNRQDGGDTSSLLKNIYRCANKATWYDSVASAYDRTRPRYPAKIWAKMQETANLQGKSVLEIGAGVGIATVELAQLGAKIVCLEPSKSACAITRDKCAAYGNVEVINTTFEEWELGKQKFDVVVAATSFHWVTPEVRYAKTAAALTDNGLLILLWNTPPQPNYEIYQSCQSIYQTYAPELTKYETHQDYQHNIGKIAQEAIALGYFQDLITHQVVIPVTYTVDDYLTLLSTLSPYIRLASEQRNALFAELKTELMRSRSPKGFAPKGLGASLRPPGGASVDGVQSLNKQNQQLELSYLSLLHIAHKS